The following DNA comes from Brassica napus cultivar Da-Ae unplaced genomic scaffold, Da-Ae ScsIHWf_2217;HRSCAF=2870, whole genome shotgun sequence.
GCGTTGTATATAGTTTAGGAGAGTTGTATTATGATCACACTCTATATCTACATGTAAAGTTTTAAGTAACTGCAAGACAACATATACCTCAAGATCATGATCGATTCTAAACTcgttaattcaataaataagaGACGTTCGGTTGATTATATATTCACTTATTAGGGAatgttataacatttttaagtataagcatatcaattattttaattcagGGTATGGTTTGAGGTATGGCTGAGCTATATCTAACGTAACGACtgacttaataaaataaaacaacattaaacaaCTTAAGGTAATTGGAAAGTCTGATTGAAAATAATAAACACAGATTCATTTGGAAAGCTAATTGTTCTCCGCCCTGTTTCCTCCTTCATCGAGGATCTCTGCCGCCATCTTCAACCGTAAACCTTGAATATTTTTATCGTTTATCCCAGCAAAACTTATACCAAGCGCTAGACACTCCACAAACTTCAACGCATACACCCCACAATCGCCAATCTGGGTTATGGCTGAAACAATGAAGTTCAAAATACAGACACGAAAAGACTTTCAGGAACCAAAATTATCTGGACCAGACTCTTCAAACATGTGGCAGAGATTACATTCAAACTAGTTGCGGCTGAATCATTTAAACAAGTTATGGCTGAAATAATGAAGTTCAAAATACAGACACGAAAAGACTTTCAGGAACCAAAATTATCTGGACCAGACTCTTCAAACATGTGGCAGAGACCAAGCCAAACGCTGGTTAGCATCCAAGTTGGCTTCTCGCCTCCTTCCAACCAAGTCCACCTCAAATGGCGCATCTGACAACGAAATAGATTTCTGGCCACAAGATTAAAATTACGCCAAACTGTCAAATGATGCCTTCGATCCCATGTGTTTGTCCGCTATggcaaacaaaaaatacaaagattACAGACCGAtggtatatattaatatatatgaacaaaTGTCGGGCCTTACAGCGAGTTGAAGAAACCAGCGTTCTTTAAAATGATCGGGAATGTCGCAGTATGTCGGCCATGCATGAACCCATCCTTCTGCAAGAATCGTCGGGATGACCAGGGAGAGATcagttaaaaatttaaaccatgtaGGGCTGGTTGTGTCAAGCAAGTCACACGGACCAGGGTATAGAACAGGGAGGTTTTCACGATTTGCAGAGCTTAGTATCGCAAAAACACTATTCTCTAACCTCTCTGAATTTCCAGGAACAATCGGCATGGCTTTTGATGGGGATAGAGAGATATTGTTTAGGTTTTTTCTAGAGAGATAAAGGCGTAAGAAAGGGTATTAGAGAGGGCACTATATATAGAGAAACATAGAACGTGAAACGGCAGGaattgaaatttctcaaaattcatttatcttattTCTCGCCAAACGACAACATTTAACAAACGTGGCGGCCGAGTTATATAGCCTATTACGGCTGATTTAATAtttgggatttagggtttagagtttagtatttagagtttaggtttgttTATTTAGGGATTTATGTTTAGGATTTGGAATAACGGTGtgataaatataacaaataacataaatttagtCTTAAAATGCGTTGTATATAGTTTAGGAGAGTTGTATTATGATCACACTCTATATCTACATGTAAAGTTTTAAGTAACTGCAAGACAACATATACCTCAAGATCATGATCGATTCTAAACTcgttaattcaataaataagaGACGTTCGGTTGATTATATATTCACTTATTAGGGAatgttataacatttttaagaataaacatatcaattattttaattcagGGTATGGTTTGAGGTATGACTGAGCTATATCTAATGTAACGACtgacttaataaaataaaacaacattaaacaaCTTAAGGTAATTGGAAAGTCTGATTGAAAATAACAAACACAGATTCATTTGGAAAGCTAATTGTTCTCCGCCCTGTTTCCTCCTTCATCGAGGATCTCTGCCGCCATCTTCAACCGTAAACCTTGAATATTTTTATCGTTTATCCCAGCAAAACTTACACCAAGCGCTAGACACTTCACAAACTTCAACGCATACACCCCACAATCGCCAATCTGGGTTATGGCTGAAACAATGAAGTTCAAAATACAGACACGAAAAGACTTTCAGGAACCAAAATTATCTGGACCAGACTCTTCAAACATGTGGCAGAGATTACATTCAAACTAGTTGCGGCTGAATCATTTAAACAAGTTATGGCTGAAATAATGAAGTTCAAAATACAGACACGAAAAGACTTTCAGGAACCAAAATTATCTGGACCAGACTCTTCAAACATGTGGCAGAGATCAAGCCAAACGCTGGTTAGCATCCAAGTTGGCTTCTCGCCTCCTTCCAACCAAGTCCACCTCAAATGGCGCATCTGACAACGACATAGACTTCTGGCCACAAGATTAAAATTACGCCAAACTGTCAAATGATGCCTTCGATCCCATGTGTTTGTCCGCTACggcaaacaaaaaatacaaagattACAGACCGAtggtatatattaatatatatgaacaaaTGTCGGGCCTTACAGCGAGTTGAAGATACCAGCGTTCTTTAAAATGATCGGGAATGTCGCAGTATGTCGGCCATGCATGAACCCATCCTTCTGCAAGAATCATCGGGATGACCAGGGAGAGATcagttaaaaatttaaaccatgtaGGGCTGGTTGTGTCAAGCAAGTCACACGGACCAGGGTATAGAACAGGGAGGTTTTCACGATTTGCAGAGCTTAGTATCGCAAAAACACTGTTCTCTAACCTCTCTGAATTTCCAGGAACAATCGGCATGTCTTTTGATGGGGATAGAGAGATATTGTTTAGGTTTTTTCTAGAGAGATAAAGGCGTAAGAAAGGGTATTAGAGAGGGCACTATATATAGAGAAACAAAGAACGTAAAACGGCGGGaattgaaatttctcaaaattcatttatattatttCTCGCCAAACGACAACATTTAACAAACGTGGCGGCCGAgttatagggtttagggtttagtatttagagtttaggtttgttTATTTAGGGATTTATGTTTAGGATTTGGAATAACGGTGtgataaatataacaaataacataaatttagtATTAAAATGCGTTGTATATAGTTTAGGAGAGTTTTATTATGATCACACTCTATATCTACATGTAAAGTTTTAAGTAACTGCAAGACAACATATACCTCAAGATCATGATCGATTCTAAACTcgttaattcaataaataagaGACGTTCGGTTGATTATATATTCACTTATTAGGGAatgttataacatttttaagtataaacatatcaattattttaattcagGGTATGGTTTGAGGTATGGCTGAGCTATATCAAACGTAACGACtgacttaataaaataaaacaacattaaagaacTTAAGGTAATTGGAAAGTCTGATTGAAAATAACAAACACAGATTCATTTGGAAAGCTAATTGTTCTCCACCATGTTTCCTCCTTCATCGAGGATCTCTGCCGCCATCTTCAACCGTAAACCTTGAATATTTTTATCGTTTATCCCAGCAAAACTTACACCAAGCGCTAGACACTCCACAAACTTCAACGCATACACCCCACAATCGCCAATCTAGGTTATGGCTGAAACAATGAAGTTCAAAATACATACACGAAAAGACTTTCAGGAACCAAAATTATCTGGACCAGACTCTTCAAACATGTGGCAGAGATTACATTCAAACTAGTTGCGGCTGAATCATTTAAACAAGTTATGGCTGAAATAATGAAGTTCAAAATACAGACACGAAAAGACTTTCAGGAACCAAAATTATCTGGACCAGACTCTTCAAACATGTGGCAGAGATCAAGCCAAACGCTGGTTAGCATCCAAGTTGGCTTCTCGCCTCCTTCCAACCAAGTCCACCTCAAATGGCGCATCTGACAACGAAATAGACTTCTGGCCACAAGATTAAAATTACGCCAAACTGTCAAATGATGCCTTCGATCCCATGTGTTTGTCCGCTACggcaaacaaaaaatacaaagattACAGACCGAtggtatatattaatatatatgaacaaaTGTCGGGCCTTACAGCGAGTTGAAGAAACCAGCGTTCTTTAAAATGATCGGGAATGTTGCAGTATGTCGGCCATGCATGAACCCATCCTTCTGCAAGAATCGTCGGGATGACCAGGGAGAGATcagttaaaaatttaaaccatgtaGGGCTGGTTGTGTCAAGCAAGTCACACGGACCAGGGTATAGAACAGGGAGGTTTTCACGATTTGCAGAGCTTAGTATCGCAAAAACACTGTTCTCTAACCTCTCTGAATTTCCAGGAACAATCGGCATGGCTTTTGATGGGGATAGAGAGATATTGTTTAGGTTTTTTCTAGAGAGATAAAGGCGTAAGAAAGGGTATTAGAGAGGGCACTATATATAGAGAAACATAGAACGTGAAACGGCGGGaattgaaatttctcaaaattcatttatcttattTCCCGCCAAACGACAACATTTAACAAACGTGGCGGCCGAGTTATATAGCCTATTACGGCTGATTTAATAtttgggatttagggtttagggtttagtatttagagtttaggtttgttTATTTAGGGATTTATGTTTAGGATTTGGAATAACGGTGtgataaatataacaaataacataaatttagtCTTAAAATGCGTTGTATATAGTTTAGGAGAGTTGTATTATGATCACACTCTATATCTACATGTAAGGTTTTAAGTAACTGCAAGACAACATATACCTCAAGATCATGATCGATTCTAAACTcgttaattcaataaataagaGACGTTCGGTTGATTATATATTCACTTATTAGGGAatgttataacatttttaagtataaacatatcaattattttaattcagGGTATGGTTTGAGGTATGGCTGACTTTATCTACCTTAACGGCTGCTTTATGAAGACGAATCGGCtgacttattaaatattttcctaTCTTAGGGTATGGTTTGAGGTTTGGCTGAGCTATATCTACCTTAACGGCTGTTTTATGAAGACGAATCGGCtgacttattaaatatttcccTATTTTAGGGTATGGTTTGAGGTTTGGCTGAGCTATATCTAACGTAACGGCTGCGTAATTTAAACAAGGTGGCTGAGTTACGATAAACAAATCATAACTTTAAGTCAAGTACAAAATATCTAGCCATAAGTCATACAAAACTCATCTTCATTCATCGCCAAACGACCCTACCAAACTACAACTTCCTTCATTGAAGACATCTGCTGCCATCTTCATTCTCAGACCTTGAATATTTTCATCCGATATCCCATCAAAAGCTACACCAAGCGCTAGACACTCGACGAACTTCAATGAATACACTCCACAGTCGCCTCTCAGGTTGTTTTGTGGAACAATACGTTTTGTTCTTCGTCTGAATACAAACTCTTTCTTGGTATGGACTCGGATATCATCAGGAATAAGGGCATTCAGAATCGCAGGGATCATACGAGTAAGCGGCCCAAAGAAATTTAGCATTCTCAGATCACTTTCGAGTGTTTGCTCTCCAACGATTGAATCATAGCAATCAACCTTCTCTTTATGCAGATCCGCGTGAAAACCCACCCAATGATTGCCGCCAGTATTAAGCACTCCGTACAAGTGATCTACATCTGTAAACCACCGCAACTTTGTCTGAATGTCTGTGGGGATCAAACCGTTTGCTAACCCCTCGTAACCACTTCCTTTGAATTTGACCATTTCCGGTTTGACTTCGAACTGCTTATAATCGTGAACCCATGATTCAAGGAACCAAGAGTCTATAAAGGCAACGCGCTTGGACCAGAATGGGCTGGGATCTTGTTTGGACCTTTGAATGAGGACTCTAATATACGAAGCAATATGCTGCACagataatatataactcagctgtACCATACTTATAACTTAGCCGTAAAGTAAATATAACTCAGCTGCATACTTACATTTTGAACCAGCCATCCATATTCTTTGATGGGCCAAGGTCTTGGAGTGATGAGGATTCTGTAGAACTCAATATCCTCGTGAGCTTCTCCATGTGGAATTTCCCTGATAATTTAACACAACTCAGTCTCTGCAAAATCTTTTTATTAGCTAAAATCAACGAAATGGTGCAAAAGTCCTTACTCGTGTGGCTTTAGGTGTTGCAAAAGATTATCCCTTTTAACCGGATCAACAGGTCCTAGGGGATCATATATTGCAGGTGAAGGTTCAAAACCTTTTCTCATGCACGTCGTTACATTGTCTCCGATGTGGGGAAATGGTACAGAAGGACCAAATTCCGCACTCATTTGAGACCCATCTGGAGATAATTGAACAGCTTTCAGCCGATACTCCTTTATTCTTCCACACCTTTTCCTTTCATCTTCCTCCACATCAGATTCCGGCCACAGTTCGTCTGAATACTTGGTGTTCTTAATTTGCTTAGTCGGAATGGGTATTCTTATTGTACCACTGCGAGTCCTTTTTGAAGCAGGAATATCCTTCTTTGAGTCAgcctcttcttgcttcttcttcttctttaaatcagcctcttcttgcttctttttcttctttaactcagtctcttctttcttctgcttcttctttaactcagcctcttcttgcttcttcttcctcttcaactcagcttcttcttgcttctgcttcttctttaaCTCAGCTTCATTCCTCTCCAAATCAGCCGCTAAGTTATTTCTTTTCCCTAAGCCCCTGCAACCGCGTCCGAATGGTGGTTCCTTACCAGGAGAATCAGAGACCAAATCAGCATTTGTTGCATCGGCATTACCAAACGCCGAATCCAAGTTCTTTTTCACCCCAGCAGCCTTATCCCTGACAACCTTCGAATTCAGCTTTGCTCCCATACCTTTCGCATCAGCTTTAGCAATATCATCTGCCAGATTCTTCTCAGATTGGCCTTTATCAGGGGTCTTTTGCGGTTGGCTGTCTTCGGACTGTTTATCAATAGGGGTCTTAGATGCAGGTTGACCACTATTGGAGTCCGGCTGTCGGTTGTCTTCTGAGACCATCACGTTTTGACCATCAGGTTGACCACTATTGGACTCCGGCTGTTGGTTGTCTTCTGAGACCATCACGTGTTGACCTTCAGGTTGACTACTATTGGACACCCCCAAAACTCTCAGACGCTCTTCAACTGTAGTTTTCACTGTATCTCCAATGGtatccaaaaggccttgggaaaaATCTCCAAACTTGGTGTCGTATTCTGTTAATCTCGAGTCAAATTTTCGGTCCAACTTCTCGAGATGAGCAACTATGTTCAGCAGAACCGCTTCGCTACGACCCTTCTCCTTTGCACTCTCCTTCTCCTCTACAACAGCAGTTTCACCCTCATTGATTTTCAcctccttctgtttcttacctttcttctgcttctttgagGGTGGCTCAGCCTCTGACGAAACTCCAGCCTTcgtttttttgttcttctcatTCGATTGCACATAAAAATCTCTAACAAACCTATCTGCATGTATATCTTTAATTAGGTTATCAAGTTGTGGGTCATCTGCTTCATCCTTCCACTGAGGAAACAGCTCTTCTAGACCCTCCTTCATCACCATTTTCCTCACACGCACCTacaacacaaaaacataaatcagTCATTAAAATTAACAACTCAACCATAAAATAATCCAATAACTCAGACATTACATTACAGGATTCATATGTCTGATTTAAACCTTACCGTTCCATGATCATTCATCTCCTTAGCTATTGTAGTAGCAAGACTTGCACGAGTACGACTTCCACCCCATCGCAAAAGCGGAATTTCGTCTGGATTCACTTTTCTGCCATAAAGCTCTCCGAACACTGTGACAGATTCATACGCCCAAACCAATAACACGTCCTTGAAGCCGCTAAGGGTGTACGACCCTCCTTGTGGATGCAACAACTTGATAGAATCAACAAGAAATTCATATGCAGTCCGACCCCAAGGATAAGTCATCAAGGCATCATCATCGAATACTCTTTTTGCACTTTCAAAGGGTATTCTACAATTATGATGCAAGCCATAAAGTCCAATGGCTTGAAGAAACAACAGCCCATACCATTTCCGCTGATCAGCACTCCAGAATGGACACTCCGTTAAAGCTTCTATAAGTTCATCAAACTTGGGTCCGTACCCAAGCGGCACTTTCAACAACTCCCACAACGCTTTGTAATTCTCTGGATCAGGTTCAAAACTTTCTTCTGGCAGTGGATTTGTGTTTAAACCCGTGATCTCACCAAATTCTATTAAGCTAAACCTGAGAGGTTGATCAACAACGAGAGACCAAATCTCCTTCTTATAGACTCGCAGCTGTCTACAAAGTAGATAATGTACGGTCTTACCAGACCACACCAATTTGCTCTCAGCCAGTTTAGCAATCAATCCAACAGGATACGTCTTCAGATTATCCCACACATCTATTCCAATTGCTTGTCTAAGTCGAGGGATCTCAGAAAAATGGCTATTCGTATTaatgcttttgttttcaaaaatagaAGCCCCTTCAGGGTAAAGTCTTGGAGGGTAATCCCTTGCTAGATCTTCGGAAACATCCATCTGATCAAAAAAGACATATATAACATATCAATGATAAATCAGAAGAAAGACATAAAATAAACAAGCCACaaaacataactcagccatcaTTACATAAATAAATCAGTCTCAAAGAATACTAAATCAGTCACAATTACCTTCTATAAATCAGTCGTTAAGGATCCTAAATCAGCCGTAACGAATACTAACTCAAACTCAgacaaaacatatatctaaCTCACAGCATTAATTATACTCACTCAAATACTCGAAAAACTCAGAGCAAAGCCTCGAAATATACCAGAGAATACGATTACGGAGATTTGAGGAGACAACcaatctgaagaagaagcttacGGACACACGATTTCAGAGAAACAGAGACTAGAGAAGAAGATTACGGAGATAATTTCAGAGAAGCCGCTTTGCCGAGAAGAGTTGTAGTGAACACGATTTCGAAAACAGTTAGGGTTTAGTGGGAGAACAGTCTCGGAGAAGTTAATGATCGTCGTTTGATTTTCCTTCGTGTTAAGTGACGTGGTATCATTACTTCTGATGtggattttcaaattaaaattaatcacaactaaaaaaaaaggGCTTAAACAGTAATTTACTAGGGTTCTAAAAACACTCTAGttattttcaaaagatttgtATTAGTCTAGTCATTACCTCACTTTTTTGTATTAGTCTAGTCATTTTCTCCTataataattacacaattttcagaatcaacccaatcaccacacatcttcccatggccgcggtcctcatggtgcttttcccttaccacggtccatttctggtcctggatccaacacaaacaaacacacaatcacaaggttagattacaaaacaagaatcaattcacattgcatggtcggatccaatctagtcaagaacaatcatcaaaaatgtcaagtctgacccctttaaaaagagatccaaataccaaataaaattcatgaaaactcatgacaattcagaagaaaaatattcccataatcagattccacagaaccggctcagatcatagtgatctcggccatgaacagcccacacaagaacaagggactttcatggggatttgatcaggccaaggccttaagatcgatggatccttccctgtaatatcataaaacaatccatagcaaaacatatatgaagaaaacagagtagaagaagtcagagtaaggagtggccaatcgatccagaccggccagactcacacggccatcatccgcggccttgtccggttactcttggccacacctctcaccttaggagttcggtctccaggggcgacttccttctctttctccttttccttctccttgtctttctgcctcaaatccatcctcttgatcacacgcccaaacacactaggaacactcaagaacaatctcttggatcaaaacggccaatccaaggtttgtgtctctctttctctcttgaattttctctgtgtttctctctgtgtgaaagtgagtaaaaatcgaccagaatggcagaaatgagagagagaggacgacttaaactgtccccaaccgcctgggcgaacagttacgaaaaatcacatcccttcttccaataaccgtcccataaccgcccattggcggtttctccccatttcttcctttgacaaattgatcactgagcctcagctcacactctggaagcttgcccactccctgtcccgaccttaagaccaatttggtagaaccgtcctgcacccggaccatcggctcgcccagtaaccgtcccggactcgtccacactgatccaaaccagaacgcaccgtcccactggattgagctgacctccagctgttcgcagctgagtgagctagtccaccagctcctgtgagctgaacagatcatggtgaactgaataccagctgaaccgagctgattgaactcaaaccaacactcgtccagctgcctaaacactcactcaactcctttacccttgtttccatcgtatcctggttaagtctcagctgactgatgcccttaaccttcattcagggccatgatacgcttgtctcaaggtccaatgacctgactggtgcatctccccgcaccatggcccatccgggcgatcctatctaggGTCGGGGACATGACACCcagcgtgctgactccaaggactagcgtgctgatatgtgtacttatggacagccacagacgtcctgtgtgtgctgacggacatacacagacacacacagacagccactgatgtcctgtgtgtgctgacggacaccaaagacatcctatgtgtgctgacggacacccaaggacgtcttgtgtgtattgaacagacagcccaggtgggccaaaatcacccgaacagtccacgggaagggccagcgtgctaagtccaaggaccagcgtgctgagtccaaggaccagcgtgctgagtccaaggaccagcgtgctgatatatgtactgatggacagccacatacgtcctgtgtgtgctgacggacacacacgcacagccacggacgtcctgtgtgtgctggtggacacccacgtacgtcctgtgtgttctgaagagacagcccacgtgggccaaaatcacctgaacagtccacgggaaaggtcagcgtgctgactccaaggacaatgtgctgatatgtgtactgatggacagccacgaacgtcctatgtgtgctgacggacatacacggacacacacagacagccacaaacgtcctgtgtgtgctggcggacacccacagacgtcctatttGTACTGataagacagcccacgttggcaaaaatcacccgaacagtccttgagaagggtcagcgtgttgagtccaaggacgaacgtgctgatatgtgtagtgatggacagccacagacgtcctgtgtgtgctgacggccacacacagacagccacggacgtcctgtgtgtgctgcagaaacccacggacgtcctgtgtgtgctgacggacacccacagacgtcctgtgtctactgcacagacagcccacgtgggccaaaatcacccgaacagtccacgggaagggtcagcatgctgagtccaaggaccaacgtgctgatatgtatactgatcgacagccacagacgtcctgtgtgtgctgacgtacacacacggacacacacggacacccacgggcatcttgtgtgtgctggcaggcacccacggacgtcttgtgtttgctggcggacacccacggacgtcctgtgtgtactgaacagacagcccacgtgggccaaaatcacccaaacagtccacgggaagggccagtgtgctgagtccaaggaccagcatcctgatatgtgtactgatggacagccacagacgttctagctgtgctgacggacacacacagacacacacggacagccacggatgtccagtgtgtgctgacagacacacacgaacgtcctgtgtgtactgaacagacagcccacgtgggccaaaatcacccgaacagtccacgggaagggtcagcgtgctgagtccaaggaccaacgtgctgatatgtgtactgatggacagccacggacgtcctgtttgtgctgacgtactcacgaacacacacggacagccacggacgtcctatgtgtgctggcggtcacccacggacgtcctgtgtgtacttaacatacagcccacgtgggcaaaatcacccgaacagtccacgagaagggtcagcgtgctgagtccaaggaccaatgtgctgatatgtgtactgatggacagccacagacgtcctgtgtgtgctgacggacacacacagacgtcctatgtgtgctgacggacacccacgga
Coding sequences within:
- the LOC106384283 gene encoding uncharacterized protein LOC106384283, encoding MDVSEDLARDYPPRLYPEGASIFENKSINTNSHFSEIPRLRQAIGIDVWDNLKTYPVGLIAKLAESKLVWSGKTVHYLLCRQLRVYKKEIWSLVVDQPLRFSLIEFGEITGLNTNPLPEESFEPDPENYKALWELLKVPLGYGPKFDELIEALTECPFWSADQRKWYGLLFLQAIGLYGLHHNCRIPFESAKRVFDDDALMTYPWGRTAYEFLVDSIKLLHPQGGSYTLSGFKDVLLVWAYESVTVFGELYGRKVNPDEIPLLRWGGSRTRASLATTIAKEMNDHGTVRVRKMVMKEGLEELFPQWKDEADDPQLDNLIKDIHADRFVRDFYVQSNEKNKKTKAGVSSEAEPPSKKQKKGKKQKEVKINEGETAVVEEKESAKEKGRSEAVLLNIVAHLEKLDRKFDSRLTEYDTKFGDFSQGLLDTIGDTVKTTVEERLRVLGVSNSSQPEGQHVMVSEDNQQPESNSGQPDGQNVMVSEDNRQPDSNSGQPASKTPIDKQSEDSQPQKTPDKGQSEKNLADDIAKADAKGMGAKLNSKVVRDKAAGVKKNLDSAFGNADATNADLVSDSPGKEPPFGRGCRGLGKRNNLAADLERNEAELKKKQKEIPHGEAHEDIEFYRILITPRPWPIKEYGWLVQNHIASYIRVLIQRSKQDPSPFWSKRVAFIDSWFLESWVHDYKQFEVKPEMVKFKGSGYEGLANGLIPTDIQTKLRWFTDVDHLYGVLNTGGNHWVGFHADLHKEKVDCYDSIVGEQTLESDLRMLNFFGPLTRMIPAILNALIPDDIRVHTKKEFVFRRRTKRIVPQNNLRGDCGVYSLKFVECLALGVAFDGISDENIQGLRMKMAADVFNEGSCSLVGSFGDE